In Indicator indicator isolate 239-I01 chromosome 16, UM_Iind_1.1, whole genome shotgun sequence, one genomic interval encodes:
- the LYSMD2 gene encoding lysM and putative peptidoglycan-binding domain-containing protein 2 isoform X3, whose translation MAESLREEPPGGPESEAELSQRLAHTKARSYGSTASVAAPLAERYVEHRLSAGDTLQGIALKYGVTMEQIKRANKLFTNDCIFLRKTLNIPVISEKPLLFNGLNSLESPENETVDSSPSCDEGLVTVQEESSSSPSPQEPDNQPTAPEELSAKDYLQRLDLQIKLSKQAARKLKDDNENEEGPYATSSYHQ comes from the exons ATGGCTGAGTCGCTGCGGGAGGAGCCGCCAGGTGGGCCGGAGTCGGAGGCCGAGCTGTCGCAGCGGCTGGCCCACACGAAGGCCCGCTCGTACGGCAGCACGGCGAGCGTGGCGGCGCCGTTGGCCGAGCGTTACGTGGAGCACCGGCTCAGCGCCGGGGATACGCTACAGGGCATCGCCCTCAAGTACGGTGTCACG ATGGAACAAATAAAGAGGGCAAATAAACTGTTCACAAATGACTGTATATTTCTGAGGAAAACCTTGAATATTCCTGTTATATCAGAGAAACCATTACTGTTCAATGGACTTAATTCACTGGAGTCTCCTGAGAATGAAACTGTTGACAGCTCCCCTTCTTGTGATGAAGGACTAGTGACAGTTCAGGAAGAAAGTAGTTCTTCTCCCAGTCCTCAAGAGCCTGACAATCAGCCCACCGCACCAGAAGAACTATCTGCCAAAGATTACCTACAGAGGTTGGACTTGCAGATTAAGTTATCCAAACAAGCAGCCAGAAAACTAAAAGATGACAAT GAGAATGAGGAAGGCCCCTATGCAACTTCTTCATATCACCAGTAG
- the LYSMD2 gene encoding lysM and putative peptidoglycan-binding domain-containing protein 2 isoform X2, whose product MAESLREEPPGGPESEAELSQRLAHTKARSYGSTASVAAPLAERYVEHRLSAGDTLQGIALKYGVTMEQIKRANKLFTNDCIFLRKTLNIPVISEKPLLFNGLNSLESPENETVDSSPSCDEGLVTVQEESSSSPSPQEPDNQPTAPEELSAKDYLQRLDLQIKLSKQAARKLKDDNVRQEENEEGPYATSSYHQ is encoded by the exons ATGGCTGAGTCGCTGCGGGAGGAGCCGCCAGGTGGGCCGGAGTCGGAGGCCGAGCTGTCGCAGCGGCTGGCCCACACGAAGGCCCGCTCGTACGGCAGCACGGCGAGCGTGGCGGCGCCGTTGGCCGAGCGTTACGTGGAGCACCGGCTCAGCGCCGGGGATACGCTACAGGGCATCGCCCTCAAGTACGGTGTCACG ATGGAACAAATAAAGAGGGCAAATAAACTGTTCACAAATGACTGTATATTTCTGAGGAAAACCTTGAATATTCCTGTTATATCAGAGAAACCATTACTGTTCAATGGACTTAATTCACTGGAGTCTCCTGAGAATGAAACTGTTGACAGCTCCCCTTCTTGTGATGAAGGACTAGTGACAGTTCAGGAAGAAAGTAGTTCTTCTCCCAGTCCTCAAGAGCCTGACAATCAGCCCACCGCACCAGAAGAACTATCTGCCAAAGATTACCTACAGAGGTTGGACTTGCAGATTAAGTTATCCAAACAAGCAGCCAGAAAACTAAAAGATGACAATGTCAG ACAGGAGGAGAATGAGGAAGGCCCCTATGCAACTTCTTCATATCACCAGTAG
- the LYSMD2 gene encoding lysM and putative peptidoglycan-binding domain-containing protein 2 isoform X1 codes for MAESLREEPPGGPESEAELSQRLAHTKARSYGSTASVAAPLAERYVEHRLSAGDTLQGIALKYGVTMEQIKRANKLFTNDCIFLRKTLNIPVISEKPLLFNGLNSLESPENETVDSSPSCDEGLVTVQEESSSSPSPQEPDNQPTAPEELSAKDYLQRLDLQIKLSKQAARKLKDDNVRRRMRKAPMQLLHITSRRQM; via the exons ATGGCTGAGTCGCTGCGGGAGGAGCCGCCAGGTGGGCCGGAGTCGGAGGCCGAGCTGTCGCAGCGGCTGGCCCACACGAAGGCCCGCTCGTACGGCAGCACGGCGAGCGTGGCGGCGCCGTTGGCCGAGCGTTACGTGGAGCACCGGCTCAGCGCCGGGGATACGCTACAGGGCATCGCCCTCAAGTACGGTGTCACG ATGGAACAAATAAAGAGGGCAAATAAACTGTTCACAAATGACTGTATATTTCTGAGGAAAACCTTGAATATTCCTGTTATATCAGAGAAACCATTACTGTTCAATGGACTTAATTCACTGGAGTCTCCTGAGAATGAAACTGTTGACAGCTCCCCTTCTTGTGATGAAGGACTAGTGACAGTTCAGGAAGAAAGTAGTTCTTCTCCCAGTCCTCAAGAGCCTGACAATCAGCCCACCGCACCAGAAGAACTATCTGCCAAAGATTACCTACAGAGGTTGGACTTGCAGATTAAGTTATCCAAACAAGCAGCCAGAAAACTAAAAGATGACAATGTCAG GAGGAGAATGAGGAAGGCCCCTATGCAACTTCTTCATATCACCAGTAGAAGACAGATGTGA